The following are encoded together in the Peromyscus maniculatus bairdii isolate BWxNUB_F1_BW_parent chromosome 22, HU_Pman_BW_mat_3.1, whole genome shotgun sequence genome:
- the Mcfd2 gene encoding multiple coagulation factor deficiency protein 2 gives MTSLRLLRAPFLCVLLWACRAPGARAHEHGAGSQHGGVGLDKNTVHDQEHIMEHLEGVIDKPENEMSPQELQLHYFKMHDYDGNNLLDGLELSTAITHVHKEEGSEQAPVMSEDELMNIIDGVLRDDDKNNDGYIDYAEFAKSLQ, from the exons ATGACATCCCTGCGGCTGCTCAGAGCTcccttcctgtgtgtcctgctctGGGCCTGTCGTGCCCCGGGTGCCAGGGCCCATGAGCACGGGGCCGGCAGCCAGCATGGCGGCGTGGGTTTGGACAAGAACACAGTGCACGACCAAGA GCATATCATGGAACATCTAGAAGGTGTCATCGACAAACCAGAGAACGAGATGTCCCCTCAAGAACTGCAGCTCCACTATTTCAAAATGCATGATTACGACGGCAATAATTTGCTTGACGGCTTAGAACTCTCCACAGCCATCACTCATGTCCATAAGGAG GAGGGGAGTGAGCAGGCGCCAGTCATGAGCGAAGATGAGCTGATGAACATCATCGATGGCGTCCTGAGGGACGACGACAAGAACAACGACGGCTACATCGACTACGCCGAGTTCGCCAAGTCACTGCAGTAG